The Flexibacter flexilis DSM 6793 DNA segment AACGTAAAGCCAAAAAGTAGCAAGCCAATCACGCCGCCCAAGTTGGTAAGTGGGGCGTGTCCGTCGCCAATGGAGAGTTTATAAAATTCTTTTTGGGCAAAAAATAATATTGCTCCGAAAAGCAAAAAGTATGTCCATTCGCTAAAACAAATGCCGCCGACCATTAGCGCACCGCCAATGATACCTGCCACGACACGCTGTCCCAGATTGGACATACGGCTTAGAGGAGATTGCATAAAATTCTGATAGATAAAAGGTTAATAGCTTGATTCGTTGTTGCAGGCCAGCAATTGCTCGCGGTACTGCGGCAACAAAGCTAAAAGTTTTTGTTCGGTTTCGTCCAAACTCAGGTGCGATTTGCCACCTGCGGCGTTTTTGTGGCCGCCACCGTCGAAATGTTCGCGGGCAAAAGCATTTACCGAAAAATCGCCCACCGACCTAAACGAAATTTTGACCATTTCGCTGCGGTCTATCATCAGCACACCCATTACGATACCTTCGATGGAAAGCGCGTAATTTACAAGCCCTTCAGTATCACCAGTTTGCGAATCAAAACGTTTGAGTTCGTCTCTGGTAATGGCAAAATACGCCACGCCATATTCTGGTAAAACGCGTAGTTTTTCGGAAAGCGCGTAGCCCAAAAAGCGCAAACGCTGCTCGGTGTGATTATCGTAAATGAGTTTATGAATGCGCGAAGGCACAATACCCAATTCGATGAGTTCGGAAACCACTTCGTGTACTTTTTTGGTGGTGGACGAATGGCGGAACGAACCCGTATCGGTCATAATGCCAGCGTACAGACATTCGGCCATTGGTATGGTAATTAGTGCTTTGTCGCCCAACAACACGATTAAATCGTACACCAATTCGGCGGTTGCGGCGGCTTTGGTATCCCAAAAAACAAAATCGGCAAAATCTTCGGGCGAAAGATGATGGTCTATCAACAGCTTGCGGGCTTTGGAAGCTCTAACCAACTCGCCCATTTCGTTGATGCGCGAAAGTGCCGAAAAATCAAGGCAACAAACCAAATCGGCATCGGCGATAAGTTGGGCAGATTGTGCCTCGTGACCTTCGTAATTGATTACGTCAGACTCGCCACTCATCCAGTTCAGAAAGCGCGGATAATCCGACGGCGTAATTACATTTACCTGATGGCCAAGTTGTTGCAAGTAGCCAGCCCAACCCAAAGACGAACCCAGCGCATCGGCATCGGGCTTGTGGTGCGTGGTAATCACTATCTTTTTTGGGGAGGCCAACAGGCTCTTAAATTCGTCGAGATTTTGCATGAATATTGTTGATTGATAAAATCTTTTTTGTTCGTTTTGAGGCGATTAAGCCAGCAAATTTAATACAAAAATAAACTTGTAGGTCTGAATGCGGTCAGCCTGTGATTTTTATAGTTGCTTTTTGAGAAATAATTTACTGAAAATTAAGTAGTTGTGTCGTTTTTAATAAAATTATTACACTCAAAAAATGCTGTTAGGTTCAATCTTAGCAATGTGCGCACTGCCAAATCCCTGAAATTTTATATAGCTTTGCCCTCCGAATGGTCGTATTTTTATTTAATAATGGCCTGTAAATCAATAAAATGAAAAAGCAAAACGTAATCAAATCATTCCTGACAGTCGGCGTGTTGGCTTGCTTGGCTGCTTGTTCGTCCAAAGAAAATGCCCCCGATGCTGTTACAGGTAAGGCGCAACCCGTTGCTAAGGCAGATACTTCCGCCGCCGAATATGGCATTGACACACTTAGTAGTGTAGTGGAATGGACGGGACATAAAAAAGTTGGTGGGAGTCATTCGGGTACGTTTAGGCTCAAAGTGGGCAAGTTGGCCGTAGAACACGATAACGTAGTAGGCGGAACGTTTACAATAGATATTAACTCGTTGGCCATCAATAATATGGAGGGCGCGGAAGCCGACAAATTGCGCAAACATTTGCTTTCGGCGGATTTCTTCAATAGCACCAAACACCCGTTTGCAACGGTGGATATTGTATCGGTTGCGCCGTTTTCGGCTATTTCGCAATCCATGCACGAGAATGAGGCAATTACCGAAAATCCGACGCATAACATGGTGTTGAATCTCACGCTCAACGATTCGGTAAAAGCGGTGAGTTTTCCAGTGAAATTGACCACTACCAAAAATTCGATGCAGGCCGAAGCGCGTTTTAACATGAATCGTATGCTTTGGGGCTTGCGCTATGGAACTGATAAGTCTTTGGGTGATAAAATGTTACGCGAAGATGTGCTCATTCATTTTGTAGTGAAAGGCCAGCGAAAAAACTAAGATTATTTATTCTTTTAATATTTTTTTATGTCTTTTAAAATCAAAGGAAAAATGTACGTGAAGCAAGACGTACAGCAAGTGAGCGAGAAATTTCGTAAGCGTGAATTTGTGTTGGAAATTACAGAAGGTAATTACTCGGAATATCCTAAATTTCAGTTAATTAACGATAAATGTGCGCTGATAGATAGCGTATCCGTTGGCGAAGAAGTAGAAGTCTCGTTCAGCCTAAAAGGCAAGCCGTTTCAATCGAAAACAGGCGAAACTTTGTATTTCACGAACTTGGACGCGTGGCGCATTGAAAAACCTGCGGCACAAGGTTACGGAAATGCCAACACGCCACCCGATGCACCGTATTTCAACGAAATTCCTGACAATCTTCCAGACGATAATTTGCCGTTCTAAAACGCTTATTTTTTGTGCAGCACCACGAATTTGACATAAAATTTTATACCAGCGACCAACTCAATCGCACGGCTTGGAACGACTGTATTAGCAACTCGTCCCAGCGACTCATATACGCTTTTGATTGGTATCTGGACTGTGTTACCCAAAAAAAATGGGGAGCTTTTGTGTGTGAAATTGCACAAAAATATGTGGCGGTATTGCCTGTAGCTTTGGGTAAAAAATGGGGTATTAGTTATACTTATCAACCATTTTTTACCCAACAGTTGGGCGTTTTTGGCACAAATGAGGCCGCACAAAATTGGCTATTATCTCAAGCCCCCCAATTGTTGCGCCGCAAGTTTTGGCTGGTGCAATATTGCTTTAATCAAAAAAATGAGGTTGTCGGTAAAGAATTTACACGTATTGAAGAATGCGTAACATACCAAATAGACCTGAATGAGTCTTACGAGACTCTGCGAGCTGTGTACAACCAAAACCGCCGCCGCGATTTGCGGAAAGCAGAACGTTTGGAAGTTCGTGAAAGTATTGATATAGAATCTGTTATAGAGATTTTTATAAATGAAAAAGGCAAGCAAATAGAAGACGTAACATGGCGAGAATATGCGATGTTGGCTTCATTGTTTCGGCAGGCGCATGAACGGGGGCAAGCGATTTTGCTAGTTGCCCAAAATCCTAAACAAGAAGTATTGGCAGGTGCAGTATTTTGGATAGATAAGCCTTATGTTACACTCATTTTTTCGGGAGCTTCGGCGATGGCCAAAAATACAGGAGCAATCACCAAGATTATAGATACAGCACTACAACGCTTTGCAAATAAGCCGCATATTTTTGATTTTGAAGGGAGTATGATACCAAGTTTGGCACATTTTTATCAAACATTTGGCGGAAAATCATCTATTTATAGACTTTTTAAATATAAAATCTGGAATTTTTGAAGAACAGCATAGTCTATTTGAAACTGAAAAATGCCCATTTCAAAATAAAAATAGGCGTAAAACGTTTCACAGATGCCATAGCGTTGTATATTTGGCCAGAAACACAGCACTTTGTTTTGTTACATTTTACACACAAACTATATATGAATCTGATTTTTAAGCATATAACTTTTTTTTGTGGCTTATTTTTGCTTGTTGGTGGCTATGCCATAGCGCAGCCAAAAACAGCAACGGGGCAGCCCCAACCTGCCAAACGCATCGTACAAGTGTCTGGTTTGGTGGTAACTGGTGAAAATTCGGTGGGTTTGCCAGGAGTTCACTTTTACATTCCCAAAGCGGGCAGAGGCGTAAGTACGAATGCTTACGGTTATTTTTCTATTCCGACGTTGGCGGGCGATAGTGCCGTAATTAGCTCCGTAGGCTTCAAAAGACAATGGTATGTAGTGCCAAACGACGAACGTCAAAGCGTTTCGGTGGTGATTTATATGCAAGCAGATACGACACAATTGCCTGTGGTAGAGGTATTTCCGTTTGCTACCGAAAAAGATTTTAAAGATGCTTTTCTTTCGCTCAAGTTGCCCGAATCTGACATGGAACACATGCGCCGCAACTTAGACGAAAATACTTTAGCACGTATGCGTTACGAAATGCCAATGAATGGCGCGATGAACCATACTTATTTTATGAACCAACAAGTTAGTAAAATAGAGAATGCACGCTTTTCCCCAACCAACCAACTGCTTAATCCATTTGCTTGGGCAAGATTCATAGAATCGGTGAAGCGGGGCGATCTCAAACGCAAAGAATGGAAAGACGACGAGTAATATTACGTTGCTCATAATAAGTGATGTAAAGGCTAAAAAATGGCTTTTACATCACTTATTTTTGTTTAGATAGATATTTGGAATTTTTATTAACATTGCGACACACAAACTCTAACTAAATATTCCTTTTATTTAAAATCAATCACACAACACATTTTTAACATAAAAGACTATTAATCAAATTCTTAGTCTTTAAAATTACGATGGAAGATAAACACGAAATACACGGAAAAGCCACGCCAATTGGTGTGCTTATAGCCTTAGGTATTATTTATGGAGATATTGGAACATCTCCTCTGTACGTAATGAACGCCATTATTGGCAAAGAAGCGATTAACGAAACCCTCGTTTATGGCGGATTATCTTGTATTTTCTGGACGCTGACACTACAAACGACCCTTAAATACGTTATTCTGACCTTACAGGCCGACAACAACGGCGAAGGAGGGATCTTGTCTTTGTACGCGTTGGTGCGTCGCCATTTCAAATGGATGACGGCTTTTGCCATTATCGGTGGTAGTACGCTATTGGCCGACGGAATTATTACGCCACCCATTTCGGTTTCTTCGGCTATTGAGGGCTTGCGGATTATTTATCCAGAAATAAATACTGTGCCGATTGTATTGGCAATCCTTACGTTTTTGTTTGCCTTCCAAATCTTCGGGACGGGTGTAGTGGGCAGAACGTTTGGGCCGTTTATGTTTATATGGTTTTCGATGTTGGCTATTTTGGGTGGTTATAACATTGTGGATAATCCCAAAATTTTGGCCGCACTCAACCCATATTACGCTTACCAAATGCTGACCAGCTCTAATGGTGGTTTCTGGATTTTGGGTTCGGTATTCTTGTGTACGACGGGGGCAGAGGCTTTGTACTCGGACATGGGGCACTGTGGCCGCGACAACGTGCGTGTGAGTTGGACTTTTGTAAAAACCTGTTTGTTAGTAAATTACTTCGGACAAGGTGCTTATTTGCTCAACCACGTAGGGCAACCTCTCGAAATCAATCCGTTTTATGGCGTAATGCCCGATTGGTTCTTGATTGCAGGTATTGCTATCGCTACGATGGCGGCTATTATTGCCAGTCAAGCCTTGATTTCGGGTTCTTATACGCTGATTAGTGAGGCTGTTCGTTTGAATTTCTGGCCAAAAGTTCGTTTGGTTTATCCGTCTAATGTACGCGGACAACTTTACGTGCCAAGTATCAATATTTTGTTGTGGGTTGGCTGTATTTTGGTGGTTTGGTATTTCAAAGAATCTTCAGCCATGGAAGCGGCTTACGGCTTGGCCATTACGATTACCATGCTCATGACTACTATTTTGCTGGCGGCATATTTGTATATGCGTCGTGTGTCCAAATGGATTATTGCGGTGGTATTTGTGTTATATCTGAGCATTGAGCTTTCCTTCCTGACCGCTAATTTGGTGAAATTCATGCACGGCGGTTATGTGTCTTTGATGATTAGTGTGCTGCTGATTGCTATTATGTGGGTATGGAAAGAGGCCAACGAAATCAAGAGCCGACTTACAGAATACAATAATCTTGACGAATATATTCCGCAAATCCGCGAGCTAAGCGTGGATACCAGTGTTCCCAAATACGCGACGCACTTGGTATATATGACCAGTGCCAATAACCCGCGAGAAGTCGAATCCAAGATTATTTATTCGATATTCCGCCAACGCCCCAAACGAGCTGATATTTATTGGTTTATTCACGTGGACATTACCGACGACCCATATACGATGGATTATAAAGTAGATGTGCTTTCGCCCGACGACGTGGTACGCATCAATTTTACCTTAGGTTTTAGGGTGGAACAACGTATCGGGATGTTCTTCAAAAAAGTAATTGAAGACATGGTGAAAAACAAGGAAGTGGACATTATGAGTCGCTACGAGTCTTTGCGCGGCGGCAACGTAATCGGTGATTTTAGATTTGTGGTACTCAACAAATTTTTATCTTACGAAAACGATTTGCCAGTGTACGAAAAAGCGATTATGGGGGTTTATTTCTTTATCAAACGCTTCACGACCACCGAACGCCAGTGGTTTGGACTTGATGCCAACGCCGTGAAAATCGAAAAAATGCCTTTGGTGATTAACCCAACGAATCGTTGCGAGTTGCGTCGTGTTCGTTAAGGTTTTTTTCTTGTAAAATAAATTTACGTCCCAGTCTTCCGCCGAAGGCTGGGATTTTTGTTGCGCAATGTTTTGGGTTTTTGCTCAATGGATTCTTGTTTCTTTTCGGCTTATTCCCTTCACAATTTGTATATTTGTCAGATAAAACATATTCGACTATTTTTTGCGCGATTTTTGTTAGGCAATTGTAGCCGCGCGATTTGCGTTAGAGAACATAAACAAAGCGTGGCTGAGACAAAAACACAGATTGGAATTATGAGAAAAACAAGCCAATGGATTCGGAATATTTTGTTGGGAATGCTGTGCGCGTTGGTGGTGCAGCCGACCGCGTGGGCTTCGTCTTTGCTTATCCCCATGGACGAGGCGCAAGCCAACCACCTCAAAGCCTATGGCATTACGTACTGGGTTTTGCAGAAAGGAGGAGAAGCCGATTGGTTGCTCAACTATCGTGGCGGAAGTTTTATGTTCAAACATTCGGTATCTTACGAAAATGAATTGGTGGTGCGTGGCGTGAGTTACGAAGTGATTTCTGATGCACAAGCAGGACAAATTTTATCACAAATTGCTGCCCCAGATGCCAACATGGACGTAATGCACTTGGAGAAAGCTCCCAAAGTGGCCGTTTATTCGCCCAAAAGCAAACAGCCTTGGGACGATGCCGTTACGCTGGTAATGACCTACGCAGAAATCCCTTACGACGTGGTATTTGACGATGAACTAATGCAAGAAAAATTGCCTAAATACGATTGGTTGCACCTTCACCATGAGGATTTTACGGGACAATATGGCAAGTTTTACGCGTCTTTTCACAATGCGCCTTGGTACAGAGAGCAAGTCCGCGAATACGAAGCCGTCGCCGCGCGTTATGGTTTCTCTAAAGTTTCGCAACTCAAATTGGCTGTCGTGAAAAAAATCCGTGATTTCTGTGCGGGTGGCGGATTTATGTTTGCGATGTGTTCGGCCACAGATACTTATGATATTGCCTTGGCTGCCGAAGGCGTGGACATTTGTGATGTGATGTTCGATGGCGACGGCCAAGACCCACGCGCCAACAGCAAACTGGATTATTCCAAAACATTTGCTTTCAAAGATTTTAAACTCGTAACCAATCCCTACACGTACGAATATTCGGACATCGACGACAATCCGATTGAGCGCGGTTTGGGCGAAAACAACGACTTTTTTACACTGTTTCAATTTTCGGCCAAATGGGATCCAATCCCGACCATGCTCACCCAAAATCACCTGACCACTATCAAAGGTTTTATGGGACAGACGACAGCGTTTAAAAATCGGATGATAAAATCGGACGTAGTGATAATGGGCGAAACCAAATCCATCAACGAAGTACGCTATATGCACGGCACGTATGGCAAAGGTACTTGGACGTTTTACGGCGGCCACGACCCCGAAGACTACGAACACCGCGTGGGCGAAGAGCCAACCGACCTGAATTTGCACCCCAATTCGGCAGGTTATCGACTTATTCTCAATAACATACTTTTCCCTGCTGCCAAAAAGAAAAAGCAAAAAACCTAAGATTTGTAAATGCACAAAAGCAAGCCCCAGCTCACAAGGCTTGCTTTTGTTTTTAGGAGGAATAATAATCGTAACGGAAAAGATTACGCCTCCAACTCCATTTTTAGGAACTTGGCCGTATAGCTGCGTTTGTTTTTGGCAACTTGTTCGGGCGTGCCTTCGCAGACAATTTCGCCGCCACCTGCGCCACCTTCCAAACCAATGTCGATGATGTGGTCGGCCATTTTGATTACATCCAAATTATGCTCGATAATTAGTACCGTGTTTCCTTTGTCGGTGAGCTTGTTGAGTACGTCAAGCAAATGCTGAATATCGGCAAAATGTAGGCCTGTGGTTGGTTCGTCGAGAATGTACAAGGTTTTGCCCGTATCTTTTTTGGAAAGTTCGGTAGCCAGTTTTACACGTTGCGCCTCGCCGCCGCTCAACGTCGTGGCGTGTTGGCCGATGGTGATATAATTCAGCCCCACATCGTTTAGCGTTTTGATTTTGCGCGTAATGGCGGGCTGGTATTCAAAAAACTCAACGGCTTGCTCAACGGTCATGTCCAGCACATCAGCAATGGATTTGCCTTTGAAACGCACTTCGAGGGTTTCGCGGTTGTAGCGTTTGCCTTTGCAGGTTTCGCACGGAACGTGTACGTCGGGCAAAAACTCCATTTCAATCACGCGCATCCCGTTACCTTCGCAGGTTTCGCAACGTCCGCCCTTCACATTAAACGAAAAACGGCCAGGTTTGTAACCTCTGATTTTGGCTTCAGGCAATTGCGTAAACAGCGACCTGATTTCTGAGAAAACCCCCGTATAAGTAGCTGGATTAGAACGCGGTGTGCGGCCAATTGGCGACTGGTCCACTTCAATTACTTTATCAATATGTTCCAGCCCTTCGATGGCCTCAAATGGCAACGGTTCTTTCTTGGCTCTAAAGAAATGTTTGTTCAGAATCGGGAATAACGTATTGTGAATCAGTGAGGATTTGCCGCTACCACTCACGCCCGTGATGCAAGTCATTTTACCCAAAGGAATGTTAAGCGTTACATTTTTGAGGTTGTTGCCTGTCGCGCCTTTGAGCGTAAGAAATTTGCCGTTTCCGTCGCGGCGTTTGTCGGGAACGGCGATGCGTGCCGTGCCTTTGAGGTATTGCGCCGTAAGACTGTTTTGTTCCAGAAAAGAAGCGGGATTGCCTTGCGCGACTACGTGGCCACCGTGTCGGCCTGCTCCCGGCCCGATGTCGAGGATAAAGTCAGATTCCAACATCATGTCTTTGTCGTGCTCCACCACCAAAACCGTGTTGCCGATGTCGCGCAATTGTTTGAGCGAAGCAATCAATTTTACGTTGTCGCGCTGATGTAGCCCGATGCTTGGCTCATCGAGAATATACAACACACCCACCAATTGCGTCCCGATTTGGGTAGCCAAACGAATGCGTTGCGCTTCACCGCCGCTAAGCGTCTGCATGGGGCGGTTCAGGTGCAAATAATCCAGTCCCACATCGAGCAGGAATTGAATACGCTTCCGAATCTCTTTGAGCACTTCGGCAGCAATGAGGCGTTGGCGGTCGTTGAGGCGGTCTTCCAAGTGCTCAAACCAAGTATATAATTGCTTGATGTCCAAGAAGGTAAGCTCCGCAATATTTTTATTATCTATCTTAAAATGCAAGGATTCTTTTTTGAGGCGCAGGCCATTGCAGTCGGGGCAAGTGGTCGTCTGTACAAATTCATCCACCCATTCTTGCATTTTGTCTGAGCCGCTATCCTGAAAGTTTTTGAGATAATTAATAATACCTTCAAAACGTGTATTCCATTCTGTGCCAGGGTATTTGACCGAAGCCACTTCAATGGATTCTTCCGAACCATGCAAAATTATTTGGAGCACTTCTTGGCTCAATTTGTTGAGCGGCGTGCTTAGGCTTACTTTATGGCCTTTAAGAATGGCCTCCAGTTTCTTGAAAATCCAAACGTCGCGGTACTCGCCCAGTGGCGCGATGCCGCCTTGCGCGATGCTCAAACTCTTGTCGGGCATTACGCTTTCTTCGGTAATTTCCTGAATTACGCCCAAGCCTTTGCAGGTCGGGCAAGCTCCGTAAGGGGAATTGAAAGAAAAAGTATTGGGCGCGGGTTCGTCGTAGGCGATGCCCGACGTGGGACACATGAGCGTTTGGGAAAACATTTGCGTTTGGCCATCAGCTCCCGCAACCATCATCAGGCCTTTGCCGTGTTTGAGGGCGGCATTTACGGACTGCGAAAGTCGATAACGGTCGGTGTCGCGAATCGGTAAGCGGTCTATCACGATTTCGATGTCGTGGGTTTTGTAGCGGTCGAGCTGCATTTTTGGTTCAATCTCAACGATTTCGCCGTCCACGCGCACTTTATTGAAACCCATTTTGCGAATCTGTACAAAGTCTTCGCGGTAATGACCTTTGCGGCCTTTCACTACAGGCGCGAGCACGGAAAGCGGCTTGCCATCGTATTTTTGCAGCAAAATATCTACGATTTGGTCGGCGGATTGCTTCTCCATTTTCTCGCCCGTCACGTAAGAAAAGGCTTCGGCGGTGCGTGCGTAGAGCAAACGCATGAAATCGTATATTTCGGTGGTAGTGCCGACGGTGGAACGCGGATTGCGGGACGTAGTTTTTTGTTCGATGGAAATGACAGGACTCAACCCATTGATTTTGTCCACGTCTGGCCGCTCCATTCCGCCAATGAAAGCCCGCGCATAAGCCGAAAAACTTTCCATGTAGCGGCGTTGGCCTTCGGCATAAATCGTGTCGAAAGTAAGGGAAGATTTGCCGCTACCACTCACGCCCGTAACTACAACTAATTGATTACGAGGAATATTGACACTTATATTTTTGAGATTATGTTCGCGTGCGCCAAACACTTCGATTTGCTCAAAACCTGTGTTGTCGGTGTTGATAACGGAATTTTCTGCTGACATGAAACGTAGATTTTCGTTGTAAAATGAAAGTTGCCCAAAACCAAGACAACCAAAAACAAAGATAAAGGGTTTCGGGCTGTGATTGGAAATGTATTTGGAAAAACAATTGCCCGCACACAACCTTTTTGCTTTCCCCGACGTTTTAGTACCATCATTAGAAACTTTGGCATGAGAAATAAGCCGTTTATATAGGTGTTTTTGCAAAATAAATTATCTTTGGCAACTTTGTGGATATACAATTTAGCCTTTTAGCAAAAACGTAAAGAAAAATTTTATTCTAAAATAATAAAGGAGACGCAGTGGAAAAAATCAGTAATTCAGGCTCGAATATCCGCATACCCGTTTTGTTGGGCGTAACGCTGGCAGGTGGTATTTTGGTGGGAGCTACACTCTTTGGCAGCAAAAACGCAGGCGATGATTTGGGCAAAGACATTAACAAACTCCGTGAGATTGTGACGCTCATAGACCGCGAATACGTGGACACGGTAAATATTGACCAAATCACCGACTACGGCATTAACAAAATGCTCGAAAACCTAGACCCGCACTCGGCCTATATTCCCGCCAAAGAAGTGGAGTTGGCTAAAGCTCCTCTCGAAGGCGAGTTTGACGGTATCGGTATCGAATTTTTTATTCTAAAAGATACAATTATGGTGGTTTCCCCAATTTCTGGCGGGCCATCGGAGGCGGTTGGTTTGCGTGCTGGCGATAAAATCGTGGCCGTAGATGACAAAACCGTAGCAGGAACGCACCTTAGCAATCGCGATGTTTTTACCAAACTGCGTGGCAAAAAAGGAACGAAAGTAAAACTTTCGGTTGCTCGTAAAGGCGAAAAGAAATTGCTTGATTTTGTGGTAACGCGTGATAAAATCCCGACGCATTCGGTGGACATTGGCTACATGATAGACGACAAAACGGGTTATATCAAAGTGTCGCGTTTCTCGGCCAACACTTATAACGAGTTCAAAGAAGCCATGACCAAACTCGTAGCCAAAGGCATGAAACAATTGGTGTTGGATTTGCGCGACAACCCAGGCGGCTACATGGACAGAGCAACGAAAATGGCTGATGAGTTTTTGTCGGGCAATAAAATGATTGTTTACACCAATGGCAAAGGCGAACGTTATGACCAACAAATTCGCGCGTATATGCCTGGTGATTTTGAAAAAGGTTCGGTAATTGTGCTTATCAACGAAGGTAGCGCGTCTGCTTCCGAAATCGTGTCGGGTGCGTTGCAAGACAACGACCGTGCGCTTATCGTTGGCCGCCGTTCGTTTGGTAAAGGTTTGGTACAAATGCCAATTCCGTTGTCGGACGGTTCGGAATTGCGCCTTACTATTTCGCGTTATTATACGCCAAGTGGCCG contains these protein-coding regions:
- a CDS encoding S41 family peptidase — protein: MEKISNSGSNIRIPVLLGVTLAGGILVGATLFGSKNAGDDLGKDINKLREIVTLIDREYVDTVNIDQITDYGINKMLENLDPHSAYIPAKEVELAKAPLEGEFDGIGIEFFILKDTIMVVSPISGGPSEAVGLRAGDKIVAVDDKTVAGTHLSNRDVFTKLRGKKGTKVKLSVARKGEKKLLDFVVTRDKIPTHSVDIGYMIDDKTGYIKVSRFSANTYNEFKEAMTKLVAKGMKQLVLDLRDNPGGYMDRATKMADEFLSGNKMIVYTNGKGERYDQQIRAYMPGDFEKGSVIVLINEGSASASEIVSGALQDNDRALIVGRRSFGKGLVQMPIPLSDGSELRLTISRYYTPSGRSIQKPYSKNEDEYNMDLAKRFENGEFFHADSIKFADSLRYKTIGGRTVYGGGGIMPDVFVPFDTSMNSRYLNGLYNKNIIREFSLDYADANKPTLSAMKFEDYAANFKVTPQMLESLKELATQNGLVYDEKQFTRSKPLIENALKAFIARNVWKDEGFYPVIAKQDDVLQKALTLFGKASDLEEGKFEKEKPVSPKSKNKPAPSKTKK